From the genome of Macrobrachium nipponense isolate FS-2020 chromosome 43, ASM1510439v2, whole genome shotgun sequence, one region includes:
- the LOC135213699 gene encoding eukaryotic translation initiation factor 5A-1-like isoform X1, with the protein MEKECVGGPRRKALFSCMQSAIFGGWRVSGARALSLSLSAASPWQHTYPKTVTMSEELQADFDGGDAGASNVYPAQCSSLRKNGHVVIKNRACKIVEMSTSKTGKHGHAKVHLIGIDLFTGKKYEDICPSTHNMDVPVVKRADYQLIDISDDGFLSLMMESGELRDDIKIPEGDLGTEIRTKFESNEDLLLTVLSAMGQEMVVATKPNMK; encoded by the exons ATGGAGAAAGAATGTGTAGGTGGGCCAAGACGCAAGGCGCTCTTCAGTTGTATGCAGTCGGCCATATTTGGTGGTTGGCGGGTGTCCGGTGcgcgcgccctctctctctcgctctctgcagCCTCGCCCTGGCAACACACGT atccAAAAACAGTTACTATGTCTGAGGAGCTGCAAGCCGATTTTGATGGTGGTGATGCTGGTGCATCAAACGTTTACCCCGCCCAGTGCTCCTCTCTCCGCAAAAATGGTCATGTTGTCATCAAG AATCGTGCTTGCAAGATAGTGGAAATGTCCACCAGCAAAACCGGTAAACACGGTCATGCCAAGGTGCATCTCATTGGCATTGACCTcttcacaggaaaaaaatatgaagatatttGTCCTTCCACCCACAACATGGATGTACCTGTGGTGAAACGTGCAGACTACCAG TTGATTGATATCTCTGATGATGGCTTCCTCTCACTGATGATGGAATCTGGCGAACTCCGTGACGATATTAAAATTCCAGAAGGAGACTTGGGCACAGAAATCAGGACTAAATTTGAGAGTAATGAGGACCTTCTG CTGACAGTACTTTCTGCTATGGGTCAGGAAATGGTAGTTGCTACTAAGCCAAACATGAAGTAA
- the LOC135213699 gene encoding eukaryotic translation initiation factor 5A-1-like isoform X2, giving the protein MIRRSKNPKTVTMSEELQADFDGGDAGASNVYPAQCSSLRKNGHVVIKNRACKIVEMSTSKTGKHGHAKVHLIGIDLFTGKKYEDICPSTHNMDVPVVKRADYQLIDISDDGFLSLMMESGELRDDIKIPEGDLGTEIRTKFESNEDLLLTVLSAMGQEMVVATKPNMK; this is encoded by the exons ATGATTCGACGCTCAAAAA atccAAAAACAGTTACTATGTCTGAGGAGCTGCAAGCCGATTTTGATGGTGGTGATGCTGGTGCATCAAACGTTTACCCCGCCCAGTGCTCCTCTCTCCGCAAAAATGGTCATGTTGTCATCAAG AATCGTGCTTGCAAGATAGTGGAAATGTCCACCAGCAAAACCGGTAAACACGGTCATGCCAAGGTGCATCTCATTGGCATTGACCTcttcacaggaaaaaaatatgaagatatttGTCCTTCCACCCACAACATGGATGTACCTGTGGTGAAACGTGCAGACTACCAG TTGATTGATATCTCTGATGATGGCTTCCTCTCACTGATGATGGAATCTGGCGAACTCCGTGACGATATTAAAATTCCAGAAGGAGACTTGGGCACAGAAATCAGGACTAAATTTGAGAGTAATGAGGACCTTCTG CTGACAGTACTTTCTGCTATGGGTCAGGAAATGGTAGTTGCTACTAAGCCAAACATGAAGTAA
- the LOC135213699 gene encoding eukaryotic translation initiation factor 5A-1-like isoform X3, whose amino-acid sequence MSEELQADFDGGDAGASNVYPAQCSSLRKNGHVVIKNRACKIVEMSTSKTGKHGHAKVHLIGIDLFTGKKYEDICPSTHNMDVPVVKRADYQLIDISDDGFLSLMMESGELRDDIKIPEGDLGTEIRTKFESNEDLLLTVLSAMGQEMVVATKPNMK is encoded by the exons ATGTCTGAGGAGCTGCAAGCCGATTTTGATGGTGGTGATGCTGGTGCATCAAACGTTTACCCCGCCCAGTGCTCCTCTCTCCGCAAAAATGGTCATGTTGTCATCAAG AATCGTGCTTGCAAGATAGTGGAAATGTCCACCAGCAAAACCGGTAAACACGGTCATGCCAAGGTGCATCTCATTGGCATTGACCTcttcacaggaaaaaaatatgaagatatttGTCCTTCCACCCACAACATGGATGTACCTGTGGTGAAACGTGCAGACTACCAG TTGATTGATATCTCTGATGATGGCTTCCTCTCACTGATGATGGAATCTGGCGAACTCCGTGACGATATTAAAATTCCAGAAGGAGACTTGGGCACAGAAATCAGGACTAAATTTGAGAGTAATGAGGACCTTCTG CTGACAGTACTTTCTGCTATGGGTCAGGAAATGGTAGTTGCTACTAAGCCAAACATGAAGTAA